From Clarias gariepinus isolate MV-2021 ecotype Netherlands chromosome 2, CGAR_prim_01v2, whole genome shotgun sequence, one genomic window encodes:
- the LOC128514830 gene encoding trace amine-associated receptor 1-like: MKNFMIISGLIHNKFNPWKEKNNISQQMDFKMNLNQTWTLDVIPLCYEFLNNSCAKFDYPFFIRMSIYMFFTLVVILTVFGNFFVILSIVHFKQLHIPTNYLVLSLAVTDLLLGGVVMPPSVIFSVENCWYFGTLFCKIHLSVSITLCTASIINLCFIAIDRYYAVCKPLLYQTIITPFVTFVMISICWSVSFTAGFGIIFLGLNILGLEDFYNENVACEGGCLLVQNAASSTASSLLSFYFPGIIMLSIYTKIFRVAQKQAKSIQDSKNKSQSMISKEEKKATKTLAVVMGVFLALWTPFFFCNIIAPYTGFLIPPILLDMLAWVGYLNSTCNPMVYAFFYKWFRKALRIVVSGKIFQSGSSRMNLFSH, encoded by the exons ATGAAGAATTTCATGATAATAAGTGGGTTAATCCACAATAAATTTAATCCatggaaagaaa aaAATAATATATCTCAGCAGATGGATTTCAAAATGAATTTAAACCAAACTTGGACACTGGATGTCATTCCTCTTTGCTAtgaatttttaaacaattccTGTGCGAAATTCGATTACCCTTTTTTTATCAGAATGTcaatttacatgtttttcaCATTGGTGGTGATTTTGACAGTATTTGGAAACTTTTTTGTCATCCTGAGCATCGTTCATTTTAAACAGCTCCACATTCCAACAAATTATCTCGTCCTGTCTCTGGCTGTAACAGATCTGTTGTTAGGAGGAGTTGTTATGCCCCCAAGTGTGATTTTTTCTGTTGAAAATTGCTGGTATTTTGGGACATTATTCTGTAAAATTCACCTCAGTGTTAGCATCACATTATGTACTGCATCTATTATAAACCTATGTTTTATAGCTATAGATCGATATTATGCTGTTTGTAAGCCCTTGTTATATCAGACCATAATTACACCTTTTGTCACGTTTGTTATGATTTCCATTTGCTGGAGTGTTTCATTCACAGCTGGGTTTGGGATAATATTTCTTGGTCTTAACATACTGGGCCTTGaagatttttataatgaaaatgttGCATGTGAAGGTGGATGTCTTTTGGTCCAAAATGCTGCCTCCAGCACGGCTTCCTCTTTGCTCTCCTTTTATTTCCCAGGTATCATCATGCTTAgcatttatacaaaaatattcCGTGTTGCACAAAAACAAGCCAAATCCATTCAGGACtcgaaaaataaatcacaatccATGATAAGCAAAGAGgagaaaaaagcaacaaaaaccCTGGCGGTGGTTATGGGAGTGTTTCTCGCACTTTGgactccattttttttctgcaatatcATTGCTCCTTATACTGGGTTTTTGATTCCACCTATATTGTTAGATATGTTGGCTTGGGTTGGATATTTAAATTCGACTTGTAATCCGATGGTGTATGCTTTTTTCTACAAGTGGTTTAGAAAAGCACTGAGGATTGTTGTATCTGGCAAAATATTTCAGTCAGGTTCTTCAAGAATGAACCTTTTTTCACATTGA
- the LOC128514674 gene encoding trace amine-associated receptor 1-like: MDFKMNSNQTLTLDIIPVCYEFLNNSCVKFTYPLFIRVSIYMFFSLVVILTVFGNFFVILSIVHFKQLHIPTNYLVLSLAVTDLLLGGFVMPPSIIRSVETCWYLGTLFCKIHFSVSITLCTASIINLCFIAVDRYIAVCQPLLYRTIITPYITLVMISICWSVSFTVGFGVIFLGLNMLGIEDFNNKNVACEGGCVMFQSPASSTTSSLLSFYFPGIIMLSIYTKIFRVAQKQAKLIHDSKNKTQSMISKEEKKATKTLAVVLGVFLSLWTPFFFCNIIDPFIGYLISPTLFDMLVWIGYLNSTCNPMVYAFFYKWFRKALKTVLSGKIFQSGSSRMNLFSH; encoded by the coding sequence ATGGATTTTAAAATGAACTCAAACCAAACTCTGACACTGGACATAATTCCTGTTTGCTAtgaatttttaaacaattcttGTGTAAAATTCACATACCCTCTTTTTATCAGAGTGTcaatttacatgtttttcaGCTTGGTGGTGATTTTGACAGTATTTGGAAACTTTTTTGTCATCTTGAGCATCGTTCATTTTAAACAGCTCCACATACCAACAAATTATCTTGTCCTGTCTCTGGCTGTAACAGATCTGTTGTTAGGAGGATTTGTTATGCCTCCAAGCATAATCCGATCTGTAGAAACTTGCTGGTATTTGGGGACATTATTCTGTAAAATTCACTTTAGTGTTAGTATCACATTGTGTACTGCATCCATTATAAACCTGTGCTTTATAGCTGTAGATCGATATATTGCTGTGTGTCAGCCCTTGTTATATCGGACCATAATTACACCTTACATCACATTGGTTATGATTTCTATTTGCTGGAGTGTTTCATTTACTGTTGGATTTGGAGTAATATTTCTTGGTCTTAACATGCTGGGTATTGAggattttaataacaaaaatgttgccTGTGAAGGTGGTTGTGTTATGTTCCAAAGTCCTGCCTCCAGCACAACTTCCTCTTTGCTCTCCTTTTATTTCCCAGGTATCATCATGCTCAGCATTTATACTAAAATATTTCGAGTTGCCCAAAAACAAGCCAAACTAATTCATGactcaaaaaataaaacacagtcgATGATAAGCAAAGAGGAGAAAAAGGCAACAAAAACTCTGGCGGTGGTTTTGGGAGTGTTTCTCTCACTTTGGActccattctttttttgcaatatCATTGATCCATTTATTGGTTATTTGATTTCTCCTACATTGTTTGATATGCTGGTTTGGATTGGATATTTAAATTCTACCTGTAATCCCATGGTATATGCTTTTTTCTACAAGTGGTTTAGAAAAGCACTGAAGACTGTTTTATCTGGGAAAATATTTCAGTCAGGTTCTTCAAGGATGAATCTATTTTCACACTGA